The following proteins are encoded in a genomic region of Clostridium kluyveri:
- a CDS encoding nitrogenase component 1, which translates to MSKKTINLNLTEVENRETRLGTITAWDGSATELWKESNYELRSQRKHDGCGKQKACRLCELNSPLNQQTMCANAIVECQIGNITDCVLIQHAPIGCSADNPWFNLAFNMGLGRRNKPPQNLQIYSTNLLENDMVFGASDKLKQTIRDAKERFNPKAIFISMACATAIIGEDIESVAEEMEKEIGVTVIPLHCEGFRSKHWSTGFDISQHGVLRQIVKRKPEKQKDLINIVALWGTDYFTEMLKPLGLRVNYMIDMASYDELAQASEAVATATFCHTLGSYMATALEEHFGVPQVDAPQPYGIAGTDAWFRAIGKIVGKEKETEEYIKNEHEKVLPKIEELRKKFKGIKGFVMTGSSYAHSLISVLRELGIGVDGSVVFHHDPVYDGGHENQDTLNELISTYGDIPNFTVSKTQAFQLNALFKRVKTDFVIIRHQGLAPEAAKLGIPSLAMGDEHFPVGYDGIIRTGEVLLDILARKKFNEVLSRHVKSPYNEWWLSQDDPFLLAKHPEVLDERVKLEVFDEIAKIV; encoded by the coding sequence ATGTCGAAAAAAACAATAAATCTTAACTTAACGGAAGTAGAAAACAGAGAGACGAGATTAGGAACTATAACTGCTTGGGATGGTTCGGCAACTGAGTTGTGGAAGGAATCAAACTATGAATTGAGAAGTCAAAGAAAACATGATGGTTGTGGAAAACAGAAGGCTTGTCGGTTATGTGAATTAAATTCACCCTTAAATCAACAGACGATGTGTGCTAATGCTATTGTTGAATGTCAAATAGGAAATATTACAGACTGTGTACTTATTCAGCATGCTCCAATTGGATGTTCGGCAGATAACCCCTGGTTTAATCTTGCCTTTAACATGGGACTTGGAAGAAGAAATAAACCACCACAGAATTTACAGATTTACAGCACAAATCTTTTGGAAAATGATATGGTTTTTGGTGCTTCAGATAAACTAAAACAAACAATACGAGATGCAAAGGAACGTTTTAATCCTAAGGCAATTTTTATTTCCATGGCGTGTGCTACTGCTATTATAGGTGAAGATATAGAGAGTGTTGCAGAAGAGATGGAAAAAGAAATTGGAGTGACAGTTATTCCCTTACATTGCGAAGGATTTCGATCAAAACACTGGAGTACTGGATTTGATATTTCACAGCATGGAGTTTTACGTCAAATAGTAAAACGTAAACCTGAAAAGCAAAAAGATTTAATTAACATCGTAGCTTTGTGGGGAACTGATTATTTTACAGAAATGTTAAAACCCCTTGGTCTGAGAGTAAATTATATGATAGATATGGCAAGCTATGATGAACTTGCCCAAGCATCGGAAGCTGTGGCTACTGCAACTTTTTGTCACACACTTGGTTCTTATATGGCTACAGCACTTGAGGAACATTTTGGTGTTCCACAGGTTGATGCACCTCAGCCTTATGGAATTGCAGGTACGGATGCATGGTTCAGGGCAATTGGTAAAATTGTTGGCAAAGAAAAAGAAACCGAAGAGTATATAAAGAATGAACATGAAAAAGTACTTCCCAAAATTGAAGAATTGCGTAAAAAGTTTAAAGGAATTAAAGGATTTGTTATGACAGGTTCATCTTATGCACATAGTCTTATTTCAGTTTTGCGTGAATTAGGAATAGGTGTTGATGGTTCTGTAGTATTCCATCACGATCCTGTTTATGATGGTGGACATGAGAATCAGGATACGCTGAATGAACTTATAAGCACTTATGGAGATATTCCTAATTTTACAGTAAGTAAAACACAGGCATTCCAACTAAATGCCCTATTTAAACGAGTAAAGACAGATTTTGTAATAATTCGACATCAAGGACTTGCACCTGAAGCGGCAAAACTTGGTATCCCATCTTTAGCCATGGGTGATGAGCATTTTCCTGTTGGTTATGATGGAATAATTCGGACAGGTGAGGTTCTATTAGATATTCTTGCAAGAAAGAAGTTTAATGAGGTTCTTTCTAGACACGTTAAAAGTCCATATAATGAATGGTGGCTTAGCCAAGATGATCCATTTTTGCTTGCAAAACATCCTGAAGTGCTTGATGAAAGAGTAAAACTTGAAGTGTTTGATGAAATAGCAAAAATTGTGTAA
- a CDS encoding nitrogenase component 1, whose product MAETKINKKSSTIVHPHYACAVGGAYTAVAIKNGVPIANCGPGCMYKQYFFMGFENGFQGSTSTGGGNVASVNVGENDIVFGGEQKLDDLIKSVLAIYNGELFVVATGCTGELIGDDVGAIVKKYREAGYPIVYADTAGFKGSNLIGHEIVVEAIIDQFVGDYKGEKKKGLINLWFETPFFNTNWRGDYLEIVRILKNVGFEVNVLFGPQSGGAKEWKEVPKAQFNLLISPWVGVNIAKHLEKKYNQPYLHIPVIPIGEEATTAFIRQLIEYAGIDAEKSEAFIAEEAELYYYFLDSFSHFFAEYWYGLPSRFAVVGDSAYALAYTKFLSDQIGLIPVKQIITDNPPEQFRKTISEEFRNLSEGVSVEVEYIEDGYLAEKSLSEADFGSGVPLILGSTWESDVAREKNALLIEIDPPSSETVVLNRCHIGYRGALQLIERIYTSTVGGK is encoded by the coding sequence GTGGCTGAGACTAAGATAAATAAAAAAAGTAGTACAATAGTACATCCACATTATGCTTGTGCAGTGGGTGGTGCATATACTGCGGTAGCAATTAAGAATGGTGTTCCAATTGCGAATTGTGGTCCGGGATGTATGTACAAACAATATTTTTTTATGGGATTTGAAAATGGTTTTCAAGGTTCCACCAGTACTGGTGGAGGTAATGTTGCCAGTGTAAATGTAGGTGAGAATGATATAGTATTCGGAGGCGAACAAAAACTTGATGATTTAATAAAATCAGTTTTAGCAATTTACAATGGTGAATTATTTGTGGTAGCTACAGGTTGTACTGGAGAACTTATAGGAGATGATGTTGGAGCAATTGTAAAGAAATACCGTGAGGCAGGTTACCCTATAGTGTATGCAGATACAGCTGGCTTCAAAGGTTCAAACCTTATAGGTCATGAAATTGTTGTGGAAGCAATTATAGACCAATTTGTTGGAGATTATAAAGGTGAAAAGAAAAAAGGATTAATTAATTTGTGGTTTGAGACACCTTTTTTTAATACAAATTGGCGTGGAGACTATCTGGAGATTGTAAGGATTTTAAAGAACGTAGGTTTTGAAGTAAATGTGCTTTTTGGACCACAAAGTGGTGGAGCGAAAGAATGGAAGGAAGTTCCTAAAGCACAATTTAATCTTTTAATATCACCCTGGGTAGGAGTGAATATTGCCAAACATTTAGAAAAAAAATATAATCAGCCTTATTTGCATATTCCTGTAATACCTATTGGTGAGGAAGCTACTACTGCTTTTATAAGACAATTAATTGAATATGCAGGAATAGATGCTGAAAAATCAGAAGCATTTATTGCAGAAGAAGCAGAATTGTATTATTACTTTTTAGATTCTTTTTCACACTTTTTTGCAGAGTATTGGTATGGCTTGCCTTCTCGATTTGCTGTTGTAGGAGACAGTGCGTATGCACTTGCCTATACAAAGTTTCTGTCAGATCAGATTGGACTTATACCTGTAAAGCAAATCATTACGGATAATCCGCCAGAGCAATTTAGAAAGACAATAAGCGAGGAATTTAGGAATCTATCAGAAGGTGTATCTGTGGAAGTAGAATATATTGAAGATGGTTATCTTGCAGAAAAATCACTTTCAGAAGCTGATTTCGGTTCAGGAGTTCCATTGATATTAGGTTCAACATGGGAATCTGATGTAGCACGAGAAAAAAATGCATTACTAATAGAAATAGATCCGCCTTCTTCTGAGACAGTAGTACTGAATAGATGTCATATAGGATATAGAGGTGCCCTGCAGTTGATAGAGAGAATTTATACATCAACTGTAGGTGGAAAATAA
- the nifB gene encoding nitrogenase cofactor biosynthesis protein NifB produces MSIDFAKNIEERTLTHPCYNCIAHKYARMHIPVAPKCNVSCNFCNRKYDCVNETRPGVTSEVLTPEKARDKFNIVKDKVKNLTVVGIAGPGDPLANFEETKKSIELIKKESPNITFCLSTNGLMLPFYADEIIRLGVTHVTITINAVDPKIGGKIYKFVNYLGNVLEGEEAGNVLLNNQLSGLRYIAQKGIICKVNIVMIKGINSSHIPEVVKKVKECGAYMTNIMPLIPVKGSVFENMPTVSDLELNHMRKKCELDLKQMYHCKQCRADAIGTLDKDISSEFRSDTEDNFKGKNIVKFDGKEKIYKESKYRFAVATKSGVNVDAHFGHVSQFYIYDVVNKKIELKEKRIINKYCSGISECDGHDDKISNILKSIEDCNAVLVLRIGFEPLAMLHEKGIKVFQMYFSIEQGIKKAIELLEKDS; encoded by the coding sequence ATGAGCATAGATTTTGCAAAAAATATAGAAGAGAGGACATTAACCCATCCCTGTTACAACTGTATTGCCCATAAATATGCAAGAATGCACATTCCTGTAGCACCAAAGTGTAATGTAAGTTGTAATTTTTGTAATAGAAAATACGATTGTGTGAATGAAACTAGACCGGGGGTTACTAGTGAAGTTTTAACTCCCGAGAAAGCCAGAGATAAATTTAATATAGTAAAAGACAAAGTGAAAAATTTGACTGTGGTAGGTATAGCAGGTCCAGGAGATCCGCTGGCAAATTTTGAAGAAACTAAAAAATCTATAGAATTAATAAAAAAGGAGTCACCAAATATTACGTTTTGTCTTTCAACCAATGGATTGATGCTGCCTTTTTATGCAGATGAGATAATAAGACTAGGAGTCACTCATGTCACTATAACTATAAACGCAGTGGATCCTAAAATAGGTGGAAAGATATATAAATTCGTTAATTATTTAGGAAATGTTCTTGAAGGAGAAGAAGCGGGAAATGTATTGTTAAATAATCAATTATCGGGTCTTAGATATATTGCTCAAAAAGGTATAATATGCAAGGTGAATATTGTTATGATAAAGGGAATTAATAGCAGCCATATTCCAGAAGTAGTTAAAAAGGTTAAAGAATGTGGAGCATATATGACAAATATTATGCCTCTTATACCGGTTAAAGGTAGTGTATTTGAAAATATGCCTACTGTAAGTGATTTGGAATTAAATCATATGAGGAAAAAATGCGAACTGGATTTAAAGCAGATGTATCATTGTAAACAGTGTAGAGCTGATGCAATAGGAACTTTAGACAAGGATATATCTAGTGAATTTAGAAGTGATACTGAAGATAATTTTAAAGGGAAAAATATAGTTAAGTTTGACGGTAAAGAGAAAATTTATAAGGAGAGTAAGTATAGATTTGCAGTTGCAACTAAATCCGGTGTAAATGTGGACGCACATTTTGGACATGTGTCACAATTCTATATATATGATGTAGTAAACAAAAAGATTGAACTTAAAGAAAAAAGAATTATAAATAAATACTGCAGTGGTATAAGTGAATGTGACGGCCATGATGATAAAATATCAAATATTTTAAAAAGTATAGAGGATTGTAATGCAGTACTTGTATTGAGAATAGGTTTTGAGCCTTTGGCCATGTTACATGAGAAAGGAATAAAGGTATTTCAGATGTATTTTAGTATAGAGCAGGGTATAAAAAAGGCCATAGAATTACTTGAAAAAGATTCATAA
- a CDS encoding ABC transporter permease, translating to MNTKNVTKDIKIINNKGSLNELLTKIFRKSLAIVLFLVFWQIAPIVGIADHQFIPTFSETISTIWDLILKNEMIVHVKVSLMRAIVGFMLAAVIALPLGFLLGGGFKKVEEFLDPLLQILAQVNPFSLLPVFILLFGIGEVAKISIIFWVSIWPILFSTITGVKTIDPLLIKAARAMGTSKVKLFWKIILPGSAPNIFAGLKLSSGNAFLMLIAAEMIGASAGLGWMVLNSEVNFQINRLFAAAFTIAVLGILINKTITFIERKVIVWKEESFTA from the coding sequence ATGAATACAAAAAATGTGACAAAAGATATAAAAATTATAAATAATAAGGGCAGTTTAAATGAATTGTTAACCAAAATTTTTAGAAAAAGCCTAGCCATTGTATTGTTTCTGGTTTTTTGGCAGATAGCTCCCATAGTAGGTATAGCTGATCACCAATTTATACCTACTTTTTCAGAAACTATCAGTACAATTTGGGATCTCATATTGAAAAATGAAATGATAGTGCATGTTAAGGTAAGTCTTATGAGAGCCATAGTAGGGTTCATGCTGGCAGCAGTTATAGCACTGCCATTAGGTTTCTTACTTGGGGGAGGATTTAAAAAGGTTGAGGAATTCTTAGATCCCCTACTTCAAATTTTAGCTCAGGTAAATCCTTTTTCCCTGCTTCCAGTTTTTATTTTACTCTTTGGAATTGGAGAGGTAGCCAAAATATCAATAATATTTTGGGTTTCAATATGGCCTATATTGTTTAGTACTATAACAGGAGTAAAAACTATTGATCCACTTCTGATTAAAGCCGCCAGGGCTATGGGTACATCTAAGGTAAAATTGTTTTGGAAAATCATTTTGCCGGGTTCAGCACCTAATATATTTGCAGGATTGAAATTGAGTTCAGGAAATGCATTTCTTATGTTAATTGCAGCTGAGATGATTGGTGCAAGTGCAGGACTTGGATGGATGGTGTTAAATTCAGAGGTTAATTTTCAGATTAATAGGCTTTTTGCAGCAGCATTTACAATTGCAGTGTTGGGAATACTTATAAATAAAACAATAACTTTTATAGAAAGAAAAGTTATTGTCTGGAAAGAAGAATCTTTTACAGCTTAA
- a CDS encoding ABC transporter substrate-binding protein, translating into MKNKKLALILSTVFLSTLIFSACGSNKDEAANADKSKELQVVKTWSRKDCTAAPIVIADKLGYFKEQGLKVEYTGDTQPAQRLPSILNGNNDFGDAHPNNLAIAAQGGAKIKAVARSIVEPSKDTTDYEHLQHMWWVSNKNGSIKTLADINNYDGKVKVGTNSRNSCVDYLSYKLFVDQNNIPIDKIEWIQMPDVEQVLALKKGLIQIAVVHPPYYKSIEDSGIGNILTTSEPIAGENGGTYLYYFSDSFIEKHPEEVEKFIVAVKKAERYINESIPNAEERAKVNKMVEEAIGVPVSANHYYAIDGTIKDSDIQEWIDGSIKSGALPQDTKVKVSDIVTHKFDKYTNLASSPNFIVKN; encoded by the coding sequence ATGAAAAATAAAAAATTGGCTTTAATATTAAGTACTGTATTTTTATCAACACTAATTTTTTCAGCTTGTGGCAGTAATAAGGATGAAGCAGCTAATGCTGATAAAAGTAAAGAGTTACAAGTTGTTAAAACCTGGAGCAGAAAAGATTGTACAGCAGCACCTATTGTAATAGCAGATAAACTTGGATATTTTAAGGAGCAGGGTTTAAAAGTAGAGTATACAGGGGATACTCAGCCCGCACAAAGGCTTCCATCCATATTAAATGGCAATAATGATTTTGGAGATGCACATCCTAATAATTTAGCCATTGCCGCACAAGGAGGAGCCAAAATAAAAGCTGTGGCAAGATCCATTGTAGAACCATCAAAAGATACAACTGACTACGAGCATCTTCAGCACATGTGGTGGGTAAGTAATAAAAATGGATCTATAAAAACACTAGCGGATATTAACAATTATGATGGAAAGGTTAAAGTTGGAACCAATTCTAGAAATTCTTGTGTGGATTATTTGTCCTATAAACTGTTTGTAGATCAAAATAATATACCTATAGATAAAATTGAATGGATTCAAATGCCTGATGTAGAACAAGTTTTAGCTTTAAAGAAAGGTCTTATTCAAATTGCCGTAGTTCATCCACCATACTATAAATCCATTGAAGACAGTGGAATTGGTAATATACTTACTACAAGCGAGCCTATAGCCGGTGAAAACGGAGGAACTTATCTTTATTATTTCTCAGATAGCTTTATAGAAAAACATCCAGAAGAGGTTGAAAAGTTTATAGTGGCAGTTAAAAAAGCGGAAAGATATATAAATGAAAGTATTCCAAATGCAGAAGAAAGGGCTAAAGTAAATAAAATGGTAGAAGAGGCTATAGGAGTACCTGTAAGTGCCAATCATTACTATGCCATTGATGGAACTATAAAAGATAGTGATATACAAGAGTGGATAGATGGGAGTATAAAAAGTGGAGCACTTCCTCAGGATACAAAAGTGAAAGTTAGTGATATAGTCACTCATAAGTTTGATAAATATACTAATTTAGCTTCATCACCAAATTTTATAGTTAAAAATTAG
- a CDS encoding ABC transporter ATP-binding protein, which produces MSKVIEKSRSDNYKIIVKNVQKFYDIKSENGEKSEKFLALDNFNLNIKKGEFITIVGPSGCGKSTFLDILAGLSKPTSGELYIDDKLIEGPDLDRGIIFQGYALFPWRTVEQNIEFGLEIKGIPKNERKEISNKFIKLVGLSNFENRYPHELSGGMKQRVAIARALAYDPDVLLMDEPFAAVDAQTRELLQEELLNIWEETNKTIVFITHSIEEAIFLADRVVVMTPNPGKIKEVIEINFPRPRSTVNVRMSQEFSSNRNRIWELLHGNDNKKHVI; this is translated from the coding sequence ATGAGTAAAGTAATTGAAAAATCAAGATCTGATAATTACAAGATTATAGTTAAAAATGTACAGAAATTCTATGATATAAAATCTGAAAACGGCGAAAAAAGTGAAAAATTTTTGGCACTGGACAACTTTAATTTAAATATAAAAAAAGGAGAATTTATAACTATTGTAGGGCCTAGTGGATGTGGTAAATCAACATTTTTAGATATTTTAGCTGGCTTATCTAAACCTACATCAGGTGAACTTTATATAGATGATAAGTTGATTGAAGGACCAGATCTGGATAGAGGTATCATTTTTCAAGGGTATGCATTATTTCCGTGGAGAACTGTAGAACAAAATATTGAATTTGGTCTTGAAATAAAAGGTATACCCAAAAATGAAAGAAAAGAAATAAGTAATAAATTTATTAAACTTGTGGGATTAAGCAATTTTGAAAATAGATATCCCCATGAGTTATCAGGAGGTATGAAACAAAGGGTGGCAATTGCAAGGGCATTGGCATATGATCCTGATGTTTTACTTATGGATGAGCCCTTTGCAGCAGTGGATGCTCAAACTAGAGAATTACTTCAAGAAGAGTTGTTGAATATATGGGAAGAAACTAATAAAACCATTGTATTTATAACTCATAGTATTGAAGAAGCAATATTTTTAGCAGATAGAGTAGTGGTAATGACCCCTAATCCAGGCAAGATTAAAGAGGTTATTGAAATAAACTTTCCAAGACCTAGAAGTACTGTTAATGTAAGAATGTCTCAGGAATTTAGTTCTAATAGAAATAGGATATGGGAACTACTCCATGGTAATGATAATAAAAAACATGTAATTTAA
- a CDS encoding ABC transporter permease encodes MNKVEKYNSYIQYYILRYLGVAVFLLLWEVFPKVGVLDSQFVPPLSKVLEQVYNLWFHNGLFIHIMVSLWRVLIGLSIAIVISVPLGFLLGGWFTGIADIFDPLFRILSQVNPFSLMPVFILFFGIGEGAKLAVVTWVCIWPLLYNTISGVRRVDPILIKTALSMKINNLDMARKVLLPGAKPSIFLGLRLGVEMSFFMLIAAEMIGATAGVGWLFHNSAMNNQIPRMYAAGICVVILGIILNRFLIYIQNKVFFWKESTHIFSFAKWKNVVTKFKKAEIVTIVLSLIVIIGVGTYQVKLAQYSDSGGNIHMDMNKDTKNMKEHMNMDKDDKEMEKHMDMNKNNKDMEEHMHMDKDGK; translated from the coding sequence GTGAATAAAGTAGAAAAATATAATAGTTATATTCAATATTATATTTTGAGATATTTAGGTGTGGCAGTATTTTTGTTATTATGGGAAGTTTTCCCTAAAGTTGGAGTTTTGGATTCTCAATTTGTTCCACCTCTTTCAAAAGTCTTAGAACAGGTATATAATTTATGGTTTCATAATGGATTATTTATTCATATTATGGTAAGCCTCTGGAGAGTTTTAATAGGACTTTCAATAGCAATTGTTATTTCTGTTCCACTGGGTTTTTTGCTTGGCGGGTGGTTTACTGGCATTGCAGATATTTTTGATCCTCTTTTTAGGATTCTATCTCAAGTTAATCCTTTTTCATTGATGCCGGTATTCATTCTATTTTTTGGAATAGGTGAAGGTGCAAAGTTGGCAGTAGTTACTTGGGTTTGTATATGGCCTCTTTTATATAATACTATATCAGGTGTAAGAAGAGTGGATCCTATTTTAATTAAAACTGCACTATCCATGAAAATAAATAATTTAGATATGGCTAGAAAAGTACTTCTGCCCGGTGCAAAACCTTCTATTTTTCTAGGACTTAGATTAGGTGTTGAAATGTCATTTTTTATGCTTATTGCTGCAGAAATGATTGGTGCTACTGCAGGAGTAGGATGGCTTTTTCATAATTCTGCTATGAACAATCAAATTCCAAGGATGTATGCGGCAGGTATATGTGTTGTAATTCTCGGCATAATTTTAAATAGATTTTTAATTTACATTCAAAACAAAGTATTTTTCTGGAAAGAATCTACACACATATTTAGTTTTGCAAAATGGAAAAATGTTGTAACTAAATTTAAAAAAGCTGAAATTGTGACTATAGTTTTAAGCCTGATTGTAATTATAGGGGTGGGTACTTATCAAGTAAAACTTGCCCAATATTCAGATAGTGGGGGCAATATTCATATGGACATGAATAAAGATACTAAGAATATGAAAGAACACATGAATATGGATAAAGATGATAAAGAGATGGAAAAGCATATGGATATGAATAAAAATAATAAGGATATGGAAGAACATATGCATATGGATAAGGATGGCAAATAA
- a CDS encoding ABC transporter permease, with product MKFNKDTFYKFLVLFIFVIVWEIVSRSKLVNPLFIPPFSTVVVTLWNMFVSENLILSVAISVERALLGFIISIIIGIPLGFLLGGWFSKLELIAEPVIEIFSQVNPFILFHVALLFLGIGEITKVVVIAWTCIWPIMFNTIYGIRNMDSLILKAARGFGLKRWKLFYKVVIPSILPSVFVGIRISAGYSFFMLIAAEMMGASSGLGWLILNNQENYAINKIFAVAIVIAILGLFVDIVIKFIESKLIVNKNEEVFNGINLSI from the coding sequence ATGAAATTTAATAAAGATACATTTTATAAATTTTTAGTTTTGTTCATATTTGTTATAGTGTGGGAAATAGTCAGCAGATCCAAATTAGTAAACCCTCTGTTCATTCCACCTTTCTCCACAGTAGTAGTGACTCTATGGAATATGTTCGTATCAGAAAATCTTATATTGAGTGTAGCCATAAGTGTGGAAAGAGCATTATTAGGATTTATTATTTCAATTATAATTGGTATACCACTGGGATTTTTACTGGGAGGATGGTTTTCTAAATTGGAGCTTATAGCGGAGCCTGTTATAGAGATTTTCTCTCAAGTCAATCCATTTATATTATTCCATGTTGCACTGTTGTTTTTAGGCATTGGAGAGATTACTAAAGTAGTAGTAATTGCATGGACATGTATTTGGCCTATAATGTTTAATACAATTTATGGTATTAGAAATATGGATTCTCTAATACTAAAAGCAGCAAGGGGGTTTGGACTTAAAAGGTGGAAACTTTTTTATAAGGTAGTAATACCCTCAATATTACCTTCAGTTTTTGTAGGCATTAGAATTAGTGCTGGATATTCATTTTTTATGCTTATTGCAGCAGAAATGATGGGTGCAAGTTCAGGACTTGGATGGCTGATTTTAAATAATCAAGAAAATTACGCTATAAACAAAATATTTGCAGTGGCCATTGTTATAGCCATTCTTGGGTTGTTTGTGGATATAGTAATAAAATTTATTGAAAGCAAGTTAATAGTTAACAAAAATGAGGAGGTATTTAATGGTATTAATTTGAGTATATAA
- a CDS encoding nitrogenase component 1 — protein sequence MKKFNLNTSVVDTREQRLGTIIGWKTGKASELSKDSAFTCGGCKGNGGKRLCEATGPFTQGSTCSEQMVECQAGNVRDAVLIQHAPIGCGTGQVAYNSIYRNGLAIRNLPIQNIKIINTNMKETDMVFGALDKLEQSIRDAWNRHKPRAIFIGTSCASGIIGEDVDSVASKMQEELNIPIIPMYCEGFRSKHWSTGFDATQHGILRQLVRKNPKKQENLVNIINLWGSDVFTPMLAELGLEVNYVIDLAKVEDLERLSEAAATVTFCNTLGSYMAAALEEHFGVPEVKAPQPYGIAGTDAWLRELARVTHREKEAEIYIEKEHKRIAPKIEELKKLLKGKKGYAATGSAYSHGLIAVLKELGIQVDGSLVFHHDPVYDNNDPSKDTLKFLVDNYEDVANFSVSNRQQFQFYGLLKNVNPDFILIRHNGLAPLASRMGIPAAPLGDEHHAIGYSGILNLGETILEILQHKKFHQDLAEHTKLPYTKWWLEQRDPYILEKNNFVKIE from the coding sequence ATGAAGAAATTTAATCTTAATACTTCTGTAGTGGATACGCGTGAACAGCGTCTTGGAACTATTATTGGCTGGAAAACTGGAAAGGCATCAGAGCTTTCTAAGGACTCTGCATTTACTTGTGGCGGCTGCAAGGGAAATGGAGGTAAAAGGCTTTGTGAGGCCACAGGACCTTTTACTCAAGGTTCTACTTGCAGTGAACAAATGGTAGAATGTCAGGCTGGAAATGTAAGGGATGCAGTTTTGATTCAACATGCACCAATAGGTTGTGGAACAGGACAGGTAGCTTACAATTCCATATATAGAAATGGACTTGCCATTAGAAATTTGCCTATACAAAATATAAAGATAATCAATACCAATATGAAAGAAACAGATATGGTATTTGGTGCACTTGATAAATTGGAACAGTCTATAAGGGATGCCTGGAACAGACATAAGCCTAGAGCTATATTTATTGGAACCTCCTGTGCCTCAGGAATAATTGGAGAGGATGTGGATAGTGTAGCCAGTAAAATGCAGGAGGAACTTAATATTCCAATTATTCCTATGTATTGTGAAGGATTTAGATCGAAGCACTGGAGTACGGGTTTTGACGCTACCCAGCATGGGATTTTAAGGCAGCTGGTTAGAAAAAATCCTAAGAAACAGGAGAATTTAGTAAATATAATTAACCTCTGGGGCAGTGATGTATTTACGCCTATGCTGGCAGAGTTAGGACTTGAGGTTAACTATGTTATAGATTTAGCTAAAGTGGAAGATTTAGAAAGGCTTTCAGAGGCAGCTGCTACTGTTACTTTCTGTAATACACTGGGATCTTATATGGCAGCTGCTTTAGAAGAGCATTTTGGAGTACCTGAAGTTAAAGCACCTCAACCTTATGGAATTGCAGGAACGGATGCCTGGTTAAGAGAACTGGCAAGAGTTACCCATAGAGAAAAAGAAGCGGAAATATATATAGAAAAAGAGCATAAAAGAATAGCACCTAAGATAGAAGAACTTAAAAAATTGTTAAAAGGTAAAAAGGGCTATGCAGCTACAGGTTCAGCTTATTCTCATGGACTTATTGCAGTACTTAAAGAACTTGGAATTCAAGTAGATGGATCTTTAGTATTTCATCATGATCCAGTATATGATAATAATGATCCTAGTAAGGATACTCTGAAATTTCTGGTGGATAATTATGAGGATGTTGCTAATTTTAGTGTAAGTAACAGGCAGCAGTTTCAGTTTTATGGACTGCTTAAAAATGTAAATCCGGATTTCATTCTTATAAGGCATAATGGGTTGGCTCCGTTAGCTTCACGAATGGGAATTCCTGCAGCTCCATTAGGGGATGAACATCATGCCATAGGCTACAGTGGAATTTTAAATTTAGGTGAAACTATTTTAGAAATACTTCAGCATAAAAAATTTCATCAGGATTTAGCAGAGCATACTAAATTACCTTATACAAAATGGTGGCTTGAGCAGAGAGATCCGTATATACTTGAGAAAAATAATTTTGTAAAAATTGAATAG